In a single window of the Mustelus asterias chromosome 3, sMusAst1.hap1.1, whole genome shotgun sequence genome:
- the LOC144484199 gene encoding hepatic and glial cell adhesion molecule-like, protein MNVSEFSLTVTETLLSRCYSLIAQSFHKGANTQQLLGGENFRKRFRFIGSANPLCKGGKGHSMLNYMMHFTDPLNVHIFTFASVFHLFVACGETLLIIPDTITNATAGEQVLFPIQYNGTDQYEVTFRLKFPLAFKILTWKSNNLEKLHIVHPLYQHRVGIYGGFVVLNDVQVHDTGEYEIHIDYYGTELKNRDQITFRMHVFEPVSQPETGILGNCTNSPNITLSCSVSNGTNVKIHWEKMSLSGVLNEVSDGTVLVIDCVTEEEQHVYRCIAANPISNATSDPMTVSLYNRANPNGMTSE, encoded by the exons ATGAATGTGTCTGAATTCAGCCTGACTGTCACTGAGACATTGCTCAGTCGCTGCTATTCACTGATTGCTCAAAGTTTCCACAAAGGAGCCAACACACAACAACTATTGGGAGGAGAGAATTTCAGGAAAAGGTTCAG GTTCATAGGGTCAGCCAACCCTTTGTGCAAAGGAGGAAAAGGTCATTCGATGCTGAATTACATGATGCATTTCACAGATCCACTAAATGTTCACATCTTCACATTTGCCTCAG TATTCCATTTGTTTGTAGCATGTGGAGAAACATTACTCATCATCCCTGATACCATCACTAATGCCACAGCAGGAGAACAGGTCCTGTTCCCTATACAATACAATGGTACTGATCAATATGAGGTAACATTTAGATTGAAATTTCCATTGGCTTTTAAGATTTTAACATGGAAATCCAATAATCTGGAGAAGCTGCACATTGTCCACCCACTGTACCAACACAGAGTTGGAATCTATGGAGGTTTTGTGGTGCTGAATGATGTACAGGTTCATGATACTGGAGAATATGAAATACACATTGACTACTATGGGACAGAGCTGAAAAACCGTGATCAAATTACATTCAGGATGCATGTATTTG AACCAGTTTCCCAGCCTGAGACAGGGATTCTTGGTAACTGTACGAATTCACCAAACATCACTTTGAGCTGCTCTGTCTCCAATGGAACAAACGTCAAAATTCACTGGGAAAAGATGTCCTTGTCTGGAGTTCTCAATGAGGTATCTGATGGGACAGTGCTTGTGATAGACTGTGTTACTGAAGAGGAGCAACATGTGTATAGATGCATAGCAGCAAACCCAATCAGTAACGCAACCAGTGACCCAATGACTGTCAGCCTATATAACAGGGCCAATCCCAATG GTATGACAAGTGAATGA